Proteins encoded within one genomic window of Cucumis sativus cultivar 9930 chromosome 3, Cucumber_9930_V3, whole genome shotgun sequence:
- the LOC101213573 gene encoding myosin-binding protein 7 — protein sequence MDSEAHPSSLDLVKCCNCPCSCSLSTTGPSTTWIRSVKRKHDELDSNSPFAIVGLDSFSVIRVQAENECNALREMVSNQTQAIQDLYVELEEERNASSSAANEAMSMILRLQREKAEIQMEARQFKRFAEEKMAHDQQELAAFEDLLYKREQAIQSLTCEVQAYKHRMLSYGLTEAEADGERGQQSCSQNMVEYEAQCESPIYDYPPLKCNLNEVQGPLDHDNDIADIEKYAFGETPRNRDHVMNLGNRISQLERSSSYNQLDTDYLGTKNVLEKVIVGQSPRRPRHSSKFSNDSSFFTGMPQVNESPRYASSFKKEYVSQSEDYSNLRKMDNVSEVGDDMSDRVYTIDSIHNGATYNGFHESKPTVGVYEDYLTTPRGSLNQVDLGDPEVKKLYLRLQALEADRESMRQAIISMRTDKAQLVLLKEIAQHLYKGMSPERQVVVKKPSVVGSFSFMAVFKWIVSFVFWKRKARRSKYLFGLSSGVGLLMLLEKGQHTRQWRCLSSTQL from the exons ATGGATTCGGAGGCACATCCATCTTCTTTGGATTTGGTGAAATGCTGTAATTGCCCGTGCAGTTGTTCGCTGTCTACTACTGGGCCATCGACTACTTGGATTCGATCTGTAAAACGGAAGCATGATGAGTTGGATTCGAACAGCCCATTTGCTATTGTTGGGTTGGATAGCTTTTCTGTTATACGGGTACAAGCTGAGAATGAATGCAACGCATTGCGGGAAATGGTTAGCAATCAAACACAAGCAATCCAGGACTTGTATGTTGAACTTGAAGAGGAGAGAAATGCTTCTTCATCGGCTGCTAACGAGGCAATGTCTATGATATTGAGGTTGCAAAGGGAGAAGGCAGAGATCCAGATGGAGGCTCGACAATTCAAACGCTTTGCAGAAGAGAAGATGGCACATGATCAACAGGAGCTTGCAGCATTTGAGGACTTGTTATATAAAAGAGAGCAAGCTATTCAGTCTCTCACTTGCGAGGTACAAGCATATAAACATAGGATGTTGAGCTACGGGCTAACGGAAGCTGAAGCTGATGGTGAGAGGGGTCAGCAAAGTTGTAGCCAGAATATGGTGGAATATGAGGCCCAGTGTGAATCTCCCATATATGATTACCCTCCTCTAAAATGTAACTTAAATGAGGTTCAAGGTCCTTTGGACCATGATAATGATATTGCTGATATTGAGAAATATGCCTTTGGTGAAACCCCACGCAATCGAGATCATGTAATGAACTTGGGAAATAGAATCAGCCAATTGGAGAGAAGTTCTAGCTACAATCAGCTGGACACGGACTACTTGGGTACAAAGAACGTTTTAGAGAAGGTGATTGTGGGGCAATCTCCTAGGAGGCCAAGACATTCCAGTAAGTTTTCCAACGATTCAAGTTTCTTCACGGGTATGCCCCAGGTGAACGAATCTCCAAGATACGCATCTAGCTTCAAGAAGGAATATGTTTCTCAGTCTGAGGACTATTctaatttgagaaaaatggATAATGTATCAGAAGTTGGAGATGACATGAGTGATAGAGTTTATACCATCGACTCTATTCACAATGGAGCAACATATAATGGTTTTCACGAGTCCAAACCAACGGTTGGTGTTTATGAAGACTATCTAACAACTCCCAGAGGGTCATTGAATCAAGTTGATTTGGGAGATCCTGAAGTCAAGAAACTTTATTTGAGGCTTCAGGCACTTGAAGCTGACAGAGAATCAATGAGGCAAGCAATTATTTCAATGCGAACCGATAAGGCCCAGCTGGTATTACTGAAAGAAATAGCTCAGCATCTATACAAGGGGATGTCACCCGAAAGACAAGTAGTCGTGAAGAAGCCATCCGTTGTTGGAAGCTTTTCTTTCATGGCAGTTTTTAAG TGGATCGTATCCTTTGTTTTCTGGAAAAGAAAAGCCCGTCGAAGCAA GTACTTGTTTGGGTTGTCAAGTGGTGTTGGATTGCTAATGCTTCTTGAAAAGGGTCAACACACGCGGCAGTGGAGATGTCTTTCTAGTACACAACTTTAA